The Alkalihalobacillus sp. TS-13 genomic interval TTGACGATACGGACAGTTTCGTTTGCTGCCCGATCAATCTCTTCTACTGTGTTTCCAAAACCAAAGCTGAAACGGATTGCAGAAGTCATCCGTTCATGATCATCGAACATAGCCGCAAGCACATGGGAAGGCTCGATCGATCCTGCCGTACAAGCTGATCCGCTGGATGCCGCGATACCAGACAGATCCAGATTGACAAGCATTGATTCTACATTTGTCCCAGGGAAGCTGATATTCAAAACATGTGGCAGCGAATTGGTGATTGATCCATTCAACACATACTCGATGCCGGCATCATCAAAAATTTCAAGCATTCTTTTTTTCATTTGAAGAAGCTCTCCATAGCGATTGATTTTTTCATCTTGAATCAATTCCACCGCTTTTTTCATGCCCATGATTCCAGGAACGTTCTCTGTCCCGGCTCTCCTCTTACGCTCTTGTTCACCGCCGAAGGCACGTGGTTCCAGCCAAATCCCCTCACGGACATACAAGAACCCATTCCCTTTCGGACCATTGATTTTATGGGCTGAGACAGACAAAAGGTCGATTCCTATATGCTTCACATCAATGATCACACTTCCATATGCTTGAACCGCATCGGTATGAAAAAGGACTTCCTTTTCACTCGTAATTCTACCGATCTCTTGAATCGGTTGAAGCGTACCAACTTCATTATTCCCGTACATGATGGTCACAAGGATCGTATCTTCACGAATCGCATCCTCTACTTGCTGTGGATCGATGAGCCCCTCTTCATCAACAGGAAGGTATGTCACTTCAAATCCATTCTCTTCTAGATATTCAACAGCATGTAATACTGCGTGATGCTCAACCTTCGTCGTGATGATGTGCTTTCCTTTCTCCTGAAGCGCGAAAGCAGTTCCGATAATTGCCATGTTATCCGATTCGGTACCGCCGCTTGTGAAAATGATCTCGTTGAAATTCGCGTTGATACTGCCGGCGATCACTCTTCGGGCTTCATCTAGGGCTTGTCTCGTATTCCTTCCGAACTGATGGATGCTCGAAGGATTCCCGTATTGAGATGTAAAATAAGGAACCATCGCCTCGACCACTTCCTCACGGGTAGGAGAAGTCGCAGCATGGTCCAAGTAAATCGAATTCATAAAATATCACCTATATTGAATTGTTCAACCCGAGTTGAACAAACCTTTATTTTTGTTGGTTTTTGCGAAACATCACTTTAATTTAGGCTCTTTAGTTTTCGAAGAGCGTTGAAATATACTCGCTTTCTGCGGGCGAACCCCATCACGTTCTATGACAAGGGCAGTACTAGCACGCACGTCCTGTGCGTCGGAATTTGCCGTTTATCATTTGGACTTATTAAAACTATCCTTAAATGTAGAACATGTAAGACTTTTGATCTTCATCCCCACCACTATAAGAAGCCAACTCCTCGAGAGTGGTGCTGTCCAGCACTTCCTTTACAGCATCCCGGATTTTGATCCAGAGGTCTCTTTTTGCGGGTTCTTCATCATCCATGATTTCAACTGGGGTGATCGGTCCTTCAAGTACGCGGATGATATCTCCTGCTGTTATAGTTTCCGGATCACGGGTCAAAGTATACCCGCCATATGCTCCCCGTACACTTTTGACTAATCCTGCATTACGGAGCGGACCTACTAATTGTTCAAGATAATGTTCTGATAATTCATGGTCTTTTGCGATTGATTTCAGTGAGATTGGTCCTTCACCATGTTTCTTCGCCAGTGCCATCATGATGGTCAATCCGTAACGTCCCTTTGTCGAAATTTTCATAGTATCCTCCTCAATTGACAACTCAAATACACCTGTAAATCTAGTTATATCCCATATCGTTATACTTTAGGCTGCTTGTTTATAATACAAGTTGTGATGTATTTCTCCATATAGATTGTATCTGAATTTTTTTCCTATGACATTATAGCACGAAAAGGGTTCTTCTTGCATTGAATCGAGTCGTATAGTATCGTTCAGTTGAATTGATACAAACCTAACTATATTGAAGATTGTCCATGAAAGGACGTGAACATATGGATTTATTCGATATGCAGATGGAAGAAGGTCCAAA includes:
- a CDS encoding Rrf2 family transcriptional regulator encodes the protein MKISTKGRYGLTIMMALAKKHGEGPISLKSIAKDHELSEHYLEQLVGPLRNAGLVKSVRGAYGGYTLTRDPETITAGDIIRVLEGPITPVEIMDDEEPAKRDLWIKIRDAVKEVLDSTTLEELASYSGGDEDQKSYMFYI
- a CDS encoding cysteine desulfurase family protein; translated protein: MNSIYLDHAATSPTREEVVEAMVPYFTSQYGNPSSIHQFGRNTRQALDEARRVIAGSINANFNEIIFTSGGTESDNMAIIGTAFALQEKGKHIITTKVEHHAVLHAVEYLEENGFEVTYLPVDEEGLIDPQQVEDAIREDTILVTIMYGNNEVGTLQPIQEIGRITSEKEVLFHTDAVQAYGSVIIDVKHIGIDLLSVSAHKINGPKGNGFLYVREGIWLEPRAFGGEQERKRRAGTENVPGIMGMKKAVELIQDEKINRYGELLQMKKRMLEIFDDAGIEYVLNGSITNSLPHVLNISFPGTNVESMLVNLDLSGIAASSGSACTAGSIEPSHVLAAMFDDHERMTSAIRFSFGFGNTVEEIDRAANETVRIVNRLTSM